The following coding sequences are from one Myxococcus guangdongensis window:
- a CDS encoding lipase family protein yields MKVVQPINAGGSYDIIQTVYRLSRFSGLGDEIEDTASNIARALGPIIDGALTQNARQLGVWARVWGPCVYQTDKDCSGKGRVSKVADNVMYVAYNAQADCYVVAIAGTNGNRDTTYNWYDTDCLDNNVSVTVPYPMGITPTNSTNPSSSNIGNVSQGAAWGTTNLLNMLDPQTNQSLQTFLGTKESSTSTLVFTGHSLGGSLCPTLTRWLYPSIFAVKRWNDVFVLPTAAPTTGDQGFVNYFSGLFVPTYITGIPNHGYWNQVITNVYDVVPHGWTNLMNVKPPSVQNDVVWDYIKDKSIQTLYGPLSGLFGLDANLTYGAIHPLYERVPTPNPYVRLPSQFFIPSTLPAQPADFADFMTTVGQQHIDAYDAYFGVPATVARPKVSLLSASPDAATKEGTPAARNLA; encoded by the coding sequence ATGAAGGTCGTGCAGCCCATCAATGCAGGAGGGAGCTACGACATCATCCAGACGGTCTACCGGCTCTCACGGTTCTCCGGTCTGGGTGACGAAATCGAGGACACGGCCTCCAACATCGCACGTGCGCTCGGGCCCATCATCGACGGCGCGTTGACGCAGAATGCGCGGCAGTTGGGCGTGTGGGCGCGGGTGTGGGGCCCTTGTGTCTATCAAACGGACAAGGACTGCTCGGGGAAGGGACGCGTGTCGAAGGTGGCCGACAACGTCATGTACGTGGCCTACAACGCGCAAGCGGACTGCTACGTCGTGGCGATTGCTGGCACCAACGGGAACCGGGACACGACGTACAACTGGTACGACACGGACTGCCTGGACAACAACGTCTCGGTGACGGTGCCCTACCCGATGGGCATCACCCCGACGAACAGCACCAACCCCAGCAGTTCCAACATCGGGAATGTCTCGCAGGGGGCCGCCTGGGGGACCACGAATCTGCTGAACATGCTGGACCCCCAGACGAATCAGTCGCTGCAGACCTTCCTGGGGACGAAGGAGTCGTCCACGTCGACGCTGGTCTTCACCGGGCACAGCCTGGGAGGCTCGCTCTGCCCGACGTTGACCCGCTGGCTCTATCCGAGCATCTTCGCCGTGAAGCGGTGGAACGATGTCTTCGTGCTGCCGACGGCCGCGCCGACGACGGGAGACCAGGGGTTCGTCAACTACTTCAGCGGGCTCTTCGTGCCGACGTACATCACCGGCATCCCGAACCATGGCTACTGGAATCAGGTCATCACGAACGTGTACGACGTGGTGCCGCACGGCTGGACCAACCTGATGAACGTGAAGCCGCCCAGCGTGCAGAACGACGTCGTGTGGGACTACATCAAGGACAAGTCCATCCAGACGCTCTACGGCCCCCTCTCGGGGCTCTTCGGGCTGGACGCCAACCTCACCTATGGGGCCATCCACCCGTTGTACGAGCGGGTCCCGACCCCGAATCCCTACGTCAGACTGCCTTCGCAGTTCTTCATTCCGTCGACGCTGCCCGCCCAGCCGGCGGACTTCGCGGACTTCATGACGACGGTGGGGCAGCAGCACATCGACGCGTATGACGCCTACTTCGGGGTGCCCGCCACCGTGGCGAGGCCGAAGGTCAGCCTCCTGAGTGCTTCGCCCGACGCGGCGACGAAGGAGGGCACCCCAGCGGCGCGGAACCTCGCCTGA
- a CDS encoding glycoside hydrolase family 16 protein, whose product MNRVLRPLRLLSVFSLTFLAACQGAPSEQGHGIETGGSVTSTLISSSLSPTRDEAMSGIWAGGGSAPIHGLMDDGVSFAASDRGGSFARSAPARASSSLTLGYQDSAVPGGASNVVVNYDGWAINGGVGTLRVKLYEGATLLGTGPLHVLGTTPGNFSDTFANLDVADAGLLRTELLFENSAAAGSLVSSIIWLDVTGRAGPVTTLECPPGFTREVFRDDFDGSALDATKWDVIQGNNNPSGGAFTQLTKMLRANVKVEDGRLKVSSKRHCVDPYPTITPENPSRCAGTNYYSGAWLKGKDTFAPGKGLMAFHAKMPPPMPGTFPALWARNSFGDARYGELDLIETWWDAPKGTANDPNKFSATTHLGSSPMIHTSNNEVGPFANLVSASHVWEVEWDAGATPAVARYYYRDSLGSTRILVRTATHQTSGFNGRVTDEAFRTALADGWRPYIDFAVQPEGTWNVGPDTAAVYDPQDLEVDSVIICAP is encoded by the coding sequence ATGAACAGAGTGCTGCGTCCGCTCCGGCTCCTGTCTGTCTTCTCCCTCACATTCCTGGCGGCGTGCCAGGGCGCCCCCTCCGAGCAGGGCCACGGCATCGAGACAGGTGGGAGCGTCACCTCGACGCTCATCTCATCGAGCCTGTCCCCCACCCGCGACGAGGCCATGAGTGGCATCTGGGCGGGCGGAGGCAGCGCGCCCATCCACGGATTGATGGATGACGGGGTCTCCTTCGCGGCGAGCGACCGGGGCGGCTCGTTCGCGCGCAGCGCTCCCGCCCGGGCGTCCTCGAGCCTGACGCTGGGCTATCAAGACAGCGCGGTGCCCGGCGGCGCATCGAACGTCGTCGTGAACTACGACGGCTGGGCCATCAACGGCGGCGTCGGCACGCTCCGCGTGAAGCTCTACGAGGGAGCGACGCTGCTCGGCACGGGGCCCCTGCACGTGCTCGGCACCACGCCGGGGAACTTCAGCGACACGTTCGCGAACCTGGACGTCGCGGACGCCGGGCTGCTGCGCACCGAGCTGCTCTTCGAGAACAGCGCCGCGGCCGGCTCGCTGGTGTCCTCCATCATCTGGCTCGACGTCACCGGTCGCGCCGGCCCTGTCACCACGCTCGAATGCCCGCCGGGGTTCACCCGCGAAGTCTTCCGTGACGACTTCGACGGGAGCGCCCTCGACGCCACGAAGTGGGACGTCATCCAGGGGAACAACAACCCCAGCGGGGGCGCGTTCACCCAGCTCACCAAGATGCTCCGCGCCAACGTGAAGGTCGAGGACGGCAGGCTGAAGGTGTCCTCCAAGCGCCACTGCGTGGACCCCTACCCCACCATCACCCCGGAGAACCCCTCCCGGTGCGCGGGGACGAACTACTACTCGGGTGCGTGGCTGAAGGGGAAGGACACCTTCGCCCCCGGCAAGGGGCTGATGGCCTTCCACGCGAAGATGCCGCCGCCCATGCCCGGCACGTTCCCCGCGCTCTGGGCTCGCAACAGCTTCGGCGATGCGCGCTATGGCGAGCTCGACCTCATCGAGACCTGGTGGGATGCCCCCAAGGGCACGGCCAATGACCCGAACAAGTTCTCGGCCACCACGCACCTCGGCTCCAGCCCGATGATTCACACCTCGAACAACGAGGTCGGCCCGTTCGCCAATCTGGTCTCGGCCTCGCATGTCTGGGAGGTCGAGTGGGACGCCGGCGCGACGCCCGCGGTCGCCCGCTACTACTACCGGGACAGCCTGGGCTCGACGCGCATCCTGGTGCGGACCGCGACCCACCAGACGTCTGGCTTCAACGGGAGGGTCACCGACGAGGCCTTCCGCACGGCGCTCGCCGACGGGTGGCGTCCCTATATCGACTTCGCCGTGCAGCCGGAGGGGACCTGGAATGTCGGGCCCGACACCGCGGCGGTCTATGACCCGCAGGACCTGGAGGTCGACTCGGTCATCATCTGCGCTCCCTGA
- a CDS encoding fatty acid desaturase, which produces MSFLDRILDPPSYGYEKNGALYVPTHREILSEFFSRLNILRSRKNWLALTGWATTLAFGIPLALFFTHHFSVWLLLVGFVYSMVVMGTHGTIWFHRYATHRAFKFRNAFFRELCRNLVVKTIPEEAYVISHHVHHARSEQPGDPYNAKAGWLYCFLADVNHQGIRKDLNARDYAQLCKLMEHTGVRLNSHAQYQKWGSLCHPGWTVVHFLANWAVWYGVFFLLGGHALALALFGWSGVWVVGVRTFNYDGHGGGKDRRRDGVDFNRRDQSINQCWPGLITGEWHNNHHLYPHGARAGFLPYQFDPAWQCIRGAHWLGAISSYRDFKQEFLERHYLPWLAEQKAKAVAAVS; this is translated from the coding sequence ATGTCATTTCTGGACCGCATCCTCGACCCTCCGAGTTACGGCTACGAAAAGAACGGCGCACTCTACGTGCCGACCCATCGGGAAATCCTCTCGGAATTCTTCTCCCGGCTGAACATCCTACGAAGTCGTAAGAACTGGCTGGCGTTGACGGGGTGGGCCACGACGTTGGCGTTCGGCATCCCGCTGGCGCTCTTCTTCACCCACCACTTCAGCGTGTGGCTGCTCCTGGTGGGCTTCGTCTACAGCATGGTGGTGATGGGCACCCACGGCACCATCTGGTTCCACCGGTATGCGACCCACCGTGCGTTCAAGTTCAGGAACGCCTTCTTCCGGGAGCTGTGCCGCAACCTGGTGGTGAAGACCATCCCGGAAGAGGCCTATGTCATCTCCCACCACGTGCACCACGCCAGGTCGGAGCAGCCGGGCGACCCCTACAACGCGAAGGCCGGCTGGCTCTACTGCTTCCTGGCGGACGTGAATCACCAGGGCATCCGCAAGGACTTGAACGCCAGGGATTACGCGCAGCTGTGCAAGCTGATGGAGCACACGGGGGTGCGCCTCAACAGCCATGCGCAGTACCAGAAGTGGGGCTCGCTCTGTCACCCGGGCTGGACGGTGGTGCACTTCCTGGCGAACTGGGCGGTCTGGTACGGCGTGTTCTTCCTGCTCGGCGGGCACGCGCTGGCGCTGGCGCTCTTCGGCTGGTCCGGGGTGTGGGTCGTGGGCGTGCGGACGTTCAACTACGACGGGCACGGGGGCGGGAAGGACCGCCGGCGCGACGGGGTGGACTTCAACCGGCGCGACCAATCCATCAACCAGTGCTGGCCGGGCCTCATCACCGGTGAGTGGCACAACAACCACCACCTCTATCCGCACGGCGCTCGCGCGGGCTTCCTGCCGTACCAGTTCGACCCCGCGTGGCAGTGCATCCGCGGCGCGCACTGGCTCGGCGCCATCAGCAGCTATCGCGACTTCAAGCAGGAGTTCCTGGAGCGCCACTACCTCCCCTGGCTGGCGGAACAGAAGGCCAAGGCCGTCGCGGCGGTCAGCTGA
- a CDS encoding S41 family peptidase, whose product MKSTVFLLLIAGLLGCAATSSVARSTPPEPVLLVRDGVTAETARGVWRSRGYGYVLTVSATDLKLHHTTAAGCHPQPDEEPGALSGFVYVMPDSAPDTLSLSTVPGDTRYLFERLPALPSACAATTEWTPPKLFELFAATFTEHYAFFAEHHVDFRARVSALRPRVTDTTDARTLFGVFQELTTGLGDAHTRISAEVDGEPLSFGEGEARTLERVEAEGKKTGQSSRDAQRAWLAAYRDGILQTVLKGAGHHVANKRIFHGRVGDVGYLNVMTMGGYVGEDEVPLEEELRVLDGALDTALQSFQGARAVIVDVSNNRGGHDVISRAIAARFTDTRRLAYTKAPFNSGAPPQPFHVEPTSRPRYTGPVHLVTSDVTVSAGEVFTLAMRALPNVTHVGTTTRGALSDVLVKPLPNGWSVELSNERYLDPKGQLFEARGIPPQQELEVFPEEDLHNGHARAVQSVVEAALGQRDAVPGGARE is encoded by the coding sequence GTGAAATCCACCGTCTTCCTCCTGCTCATCGCGGGCCTTCTGGGCTGCGCCGCGACCTCCTCGGTCGCCCGTTCCACCCCACCCGAGCCCGTGCTCCTCGTTCGGGACGGCGTCACGGCGGAGACAGCACGAGGCGTCTGGCGCTCGCGTGGCTACGGGTACGTCCTGACCGTCTCCGCGACGGACCTGAAGCTGCATCACACGACGGCCGCCGGCTGCCATCCGCAGCCCGACGAAGAGCCAGGGGCGCTGTCCGGCTTCGTCTACGTGATGCCCGATTCGGCTCCCGACACCCTGTCCCTCAGCACCGTTCCCGGAGACACGCGGTACCTCTTCGAGCGGCTCCCCGCCCTGCCCTCCGCGTGCGCGGCCACCACCGAATGGACTCCGCCGAAGCTGTTCGAGCTCTTCGCCGCGACCTTCACGGAGCACTACGCCTTCTTCGCGGAGCATCACGTGGACTTCCGCGCCCGTGTCTCCGCGCTCCGCCCCAGAGTCACCGACACGACGGATGCGCGGACCTTGTTCGGAGTCTTCCAGGAGCTGACGACGGGGCTCGGGGACGCGCATACCCGCATCAGTGCCGAGGTGGACGGAGAGCCCCTCAGCTTCGGAGAGGGAGAGGCCCGGACGCTGGAGCGCGTGGAGGCCGAGGGGAAGAAGACCGGACAGTCATCCCGGGATGCACAGCGAGCCTGGCTCGCCGCCTACCGCGACGGCATCCTCCAGACCGTGCTGAAGGGCGCGGGTCACCATGTGGCGAACAAGCGCATCTTCCATGGGCGCGTGGGCGACGTCGGCTACCTCAACGTGATGACGATGGGTGGCTATGTCGGCGAGGACGAGGTCCCGCTGGAAGAGGAGCTCCGGGTCCTCGATGGAGCACTCGACACGGCGCTGCAATCCTTCCAGGGCGCACGGGCCGTCATCGTCGATGTCAGCAACAACCGCGGAGGCCACGACGTCATCTCCCGAGCCATCGCCGCGCGCTTCACCGACACCCGGCGGCTCGCCTACACCAAGGCCCCGTTCAACTCTGGAGCGCCACCCCAACCCTTCCACGTCGAGCCCACGTCAAGACCGCGCTACACCGGCCCTGTCCATCTGGTGACGAGTGACGTCACCGTGAGCGCCGGAGAAGTCTTCACCCTCGCCATGCGCGCGCTGCCGAACGTCACCCACGTGGGCACCACCACCCGGGGCGCCCTCTCCGACGTGCTCGTCAAGCCGCTGCCGAATGGCTGGAGCGTGGAGCTGTCCAACGAGCGCTATCTGGACCCGAAGGGACAGCTGTTCGAGGCACGCGGCATCCCGCCCCAACAGGAACTGGAGGTCTTCCCCGAAGAGGACCTGCACAATGGCCACGCCAGGGCCGTGCAGTCGGTGGTGGAAGCGGCCTTGGGTCAACGAGACGCAGTCCCGGGAGGTGCTCGCGAATGA